The uncultured Sphaerochaeta sp. genome includes a window with the following:
- a CDS encoding calcium/sodium antiporter, producing MLLPILAVIGGLLVLVLSSDRFVDGAAATARHFGMPSLLIGMVIVGFGTSAPEMVVSTLSAIQGSPGIALGNAYGSNIANIGLILGITAIISPITVSSKILKKELPILSLLTLISVALLYDLNISHFDAALILVLFALLMFWSVYQGLKDGNDRLAEEIDEEVPSPLSMKRAVLYLIFGLLFLILSSRVLVWGAVEIARYFGVSDLIIGLTIVAMGTSLPELASSILAAQKGEHDIALGNVIGSNLFNTTAVVGIAGAIHPFAIDPMVVSRDMLVMSLLTLSLFVIGYRFKKDRQGRINRFEGIGLLFCYFGYTAYLIQSTLI from the coding sequence ATGTTATTACCAATTCTTGCCGTTATTGGCGGCCTTCTTGTCCTGGTATTGAGTTCAGATAGATTTGTAGATGGTGCTGCAGCTACTGCACGCCATTTTGGCATGCCCTCTCTCCTGATCGGAATGGTCATTGTAGGATTTGGTACCAGTGCACCTGAGATGGTGGTCTCAACACTATCAGCAATACAAGGAAGCCCAGGCATAGCATTGGGAAATGCGTATGGATCTAATATTGCAAATATTGGGCTCATTCTCGGAATTACTGCCATTATAAGCCCAATCACAGTGAGTTCAAAAATCTTGAAAAAAGAGCTACCTATTCTCTCACTACTTACACTTATCTCAGTTGCATTACTGTATGATTTGAATATCTCTCACTTTGATGCAGCATTAATTTTGGTACTCTTCGCACTCTTGATGTTCTGGAGCGTGTACCAAGGATTGAAAGATGGTAATGATCGCCTTGCTGAAGAGATTGATGAAGAGGTTCCAAGCCCGTTATCTATGAAACGTGCCGTACTCTATTTAATTTTCGGTCTCTTGTTTTTGATTCTTAGTTCCAGAGTTTTGGTGTGGGGCGCAGTGGAGATTGCCAGATATTTTGGTGTCAGTGATTTGATCATCGGACTTACCATTGTCGCTATGGGAACCAGTCTTCCTGAACTCGCTTCATCGATTCTTGCTGCCCAGAAAGGGGAGCATGATATCGCGCTTGGGAATGTTATCGGTTCCAACCTGTTCAATACCACCGCTGTCGTCGGCATAGCAGGAGCAATTCATCCATTTGCTATTGATCCAATGGTTGTTTCACGAGATATGCTTGTCATGTCTTTGCTTACTCTTAGTCTTTTTGTAATCGGGTACCGATTCAAGAAGGATAGGCAAGGTCGTATTAACCGATTTGAAGGAATTGGCTTATTGTTCTGTTATTTTGGATACACGGCATATTTGATCCAATCCACGCTTATATAA
- a CDS encoding type II CAAX endopeptidase family protein: MIGNIGVRNKKALIDLGIGVFGIFCTLLLVVWLNQQILMQLTLGWRMVLLITSQWLFMIVPLLLMSINHERIRFLMRSEVRLPKQIFTGIALAFLMSFLFTVVPISLGFKEMVGSTSYTKVWQFAFDLLYSLFAVALAEEFVFRGYLFHKLLEVKQSKWFAILISSLLFGLFHSFQGDVLQVIVTTFLGILFCLLREKITSCSLLSLVIIHGLYDALITLWVAIL; this comes from the coding sequence ATGATAGGTAATATAGGTGTACGGAATAAAAAAGCTCTCATTGACCTAGGTATCGGGGTATTTGGCATTTTTTGTACACTTCTTTTAGTAGTTTGGCTGAATCAACAGATTCTGATGCAACTAACCCTTGGCTGGAGAATGGTTTTGTTGATCACTTCCCAGTGGTTGTTTATGATCGTTCCGTTACTCCTGATGAGTATCAATCATGAACGTATACGATTCCTTATGAGATCAGAAGTAAGGTTACCAAAACAGATTTTCACTGGGATTGCACTTGCATTCCTGATGTCATTTCTTTTTACCGTGGTTCCTATTTCCCTTGGATTCAAGGAAATGGTTGGAAGCACAAGCTACACCAAGGTATGGCAATTTGCCTTTGACTTGCTCTATTCGCTCTTTGCAGTTGCTTTGGCTGAAGAGTTTGTATTCAGGGGATATCTCTTTCATAAACTATTGGAAGTAAAACAATCAAAATGGTTCGCCATCCTTATCTCATCATTATTGTTTGGGCTGTTCCATAGTTTTCAAGGTGATGTTCTTCAAGTTATTGTGACTACATTTCTTGGCATTCTTTTCTGTCTTCTTCGTGAAAAAATCACATCCTGCTCACTCCTTTCCTTGGTAATCATCCACGGATTGTATGACGCTCTTATCACACTCTGGGTAGCAATCCTATGA
- a CDS encoding metallophosphoesterase family protein, producing the protein MRLAVLGDIHGNIRAFEAVLNDAKASKVDQVIFLGDLVVMGLDPQLCFDLLMEQNPMVMIKGNTDVYLENLKAFPVKSDHDAQILKLLKYTSIRMHQKAKEKLSSLPSVERLEIEGVSLICCHGTPYDDNEGIAKDTPFSPGLSKKLAKEKVDLIFSAHTHIPADFQRDGIRFINPGAVGYSFDGDVRPSYALVDIEDTSIRCIHRRVDYDIHRYIMEVEHALEGFPLFDRLHYPLEHGKQLKV; encoded by the coding sequence GTGAGATTAGCTGTTCTTGGTGATATCCATGGTAATATCCGTGCATTTGAAGCAGTATTAAACGATGCCAAGGCCTCTAAAGTTGACCAGGTTATTTTCCTAGGCGATTTGGTGGTTATGGGTCTTGATCCCCAGCTTTGTTTTGATCTGCTCATGGAGCAAAATCCTATGGTCATGATAAAAGGAAACACAGACGTCTACTTAGAGAATCTCAAGGCATTTCCCGTCAAGAGTGACCATGATGCCCAGATACTGAAACTTCTGAAATACACTTCCATCAGGATGCATCAAAAGGCCAAAGAAAAACTTTCCAGCCTTCCATCTGTAGAACGACTGGAGATAGAGGGTGTCTCCCTCATTTGCTGTCATGGAACTCCCTATGATGATAATGAAGGGATTGCCAAGGATACTCCATTTTCCCCGGGACTTTCAAAGAAACTTGCAAAAGAGAAAGTGGACTTGATTTTCAGTGCCCATACGCATATTCCTGCTGACTTCCAACGTGATGGTATCAGATTTATTAATCCAGGGGCTGTAGGCTATTCATTTGATGGTGATGTTCGACCTAGCTATGCTCTCGTGGATATTGAGGATACCAGCATCAGATGTATTCACCGAAGAGTTGATTATGATATTCATCGCTATATCATGGAAGTAGAGCATGCACTGGAAGGATTCCCACTATTTGATCGTCTACATTATCCCTTGGAGCATGGCAAACAGCTGAAAGTATAA
- a CDS encoding NAD-dependent protein deacylase, which yields MEKQLAFEKKFNTLRAMIRGSRSLVVLTGAGISTLSGIPDFRSSSGVYAKRWNEYRVEEILSIGFFHAHPELFYEWAREFWYKLDSYQPNVVHTSLATLERKGYIRGVFTQNIDMLHKKAGNRKCYELHGSAEHHHCTNCNSYYSYASIAPIVLNGEVPRCTQCGSVIKPDITFYGENLDALVLAKAYEMFSHSDLTLVLGSSLLVQPAANLPYHSLQNSASLVIVNKQKTGYDRSATLQFTDLQQFGEALEAFAETLEERKSLV from the coding sequence ATGGAAAAACAACTAGCTTTTGAGAAAAAATTCAACACACTCAGAGCAATGATCAGGGGAAGCCGTTCCCTGGTTGTGCTTACTGGTGCAGGCATCTCAACGCTCTCGGGTATACCTGACTTTCGAAGCAGCAGTGGAGTATATGCAAAACGTTGGAATGAGTATCGAGTTGAAGAGATCTTGAGTATTGGATTTTTCCATGCTCATCCAGAGCTCTTCTACGAATGGGCCAGAGAGTTCTGGTACAAATTGGATTCCTACCAACCGAATGTAGTACATACCAGTCTAGCTACCTTGGAGAGAAAAGGCTACATACGAGGTGTTTTCACACAAAACATTGATATGTTGCATAAAAAGGCAGGAAACCGAAAATGTTATGAATTGCATGGGAGTGCTGAACACCACCACTGCACAAACTGCAATAGCTACTACTCCTATGCATCCATTGCCCCTATCGTATTGAACGGGGAAGTACCACGGTGTACTCAGTGTGGGTCTGTGATAAAACCGGATATAACCTTCTATGGAGAGAACCTTGATGCCTTGGTACTAGCCAAGGCATATGAGATGTTCAGCCATAGTGATCTTACACTTGTCCTGGGCTCCTCATTGTTGGTACAACCTGCTGCAAACCTGCCGTATCATTCACTGCAAAACAGCGCCTCACTGGTAATCGTAAACAAGCAAAAAACAGGATACGATCGTTCAGCTACGTTGCAGTTTACTGACCTACAACAATTTGGTGAAGCACTTGAGGCGTTTGCAGAAACACTTGAGGAAAGAAAATCACTGGTTTAA
- a CDS encoding exonuclease SbcCD subunit D C-terminal domain-containing protein — protein sequence MNILHTSDWHLGRSLFSQKRYDEFASFLSWLIETIEIQRVDILLVSGDIFDTSTPSNKAQQLYYEFLYKVSKSCCKSVVIIGGNHDSPSFLQAPSALLHVLNVQVIGSKRETPEEEVLIAGADGKPMAIICAVPYLRDKDIRYAEAGETIDDKNRKLLEGIKEHYKTVCSIAKKRQMELGTHLPIIAMGHLFTQGGRTVEGDGVSELYIGSLAQVDSSVFPEFLDYVALGHLHVPQCVGGKDTIRYSGSPIPMGFGEAKQQKQVVLLHFDKNLSIETLPIPSFQHLESIKGTMEHITSRILQLKEKGESAYLEIEYTAPEMVTNLSEQCEELVKDSKLTILRIRNRQFIQRVMASMQVQETLEDLNPEEVFTRCLDTFAVTEAERQPLRDAYHEILLEMHDEDTLAE from the coding sequence ATGAACATTCTCCATACATCAGACTGGCATCTTGGTCGTTCGCTGTTCTCACAGAAACGCTATGATGAATTTGCCTCATTTCTAAGTTGGTTGATTGAAACCATAGAAATTCAACGAGTTGATATCTTGTTGGTCTCCGGTGACATCTTCGACACCAGTACACCTAGCAACAAAGCCCAGCAACTCTATTACGAGTTTCTCTACAAAGTCTCCAAATCCTGTTGCAAGAGCGTCGTAATCATTGGGGGAAACCACGACAGCCCATCATTCCTACAAGCTCCGAGTGCACTCTTACATGTACTCAATGTACAAGTAATTGGATCCAAAAGAGAAACACCAGAAGAAGAGGTACTTATAGCTGGGGCGGACGGTAAACCGATGGCCATTATCTGTGCTGTTCCTTATTTGCGGGACAAGGACATCCGCTACGCAGAAGCAGGAGAGACCATTGATGACAAGAATAGAAAACTCCTAGAAGGAATAAAGGAACACTATAAAACAGTTTGTAGTATTGCAAAAAAAAGACAAATGGAATTGGGAACCCATTTGCCCATCATTGCAATGGGGCATCTCTTCACACAAGGCGGCAGGACAGTTGAGGGAGATGGTGTTAGTGAACTCTACATCGGCTCCCTTGCACAGGTAGACAGTTCCGTCTTCCCTGAATTCCTGGACTACGTAGCACTTGGTCATCTCCATGTACCACAGTGTGTAGGTGGAAAGGATACGATTCGATACAGTGGTTCCCCAATCCCCATGGGATTTGGGGAAGCAAAACAGCAGAAACAGGTTGTATTGCTGCATTTTGATAAAAACCTTTCCATTGAAACTCTTCCCATTCCATCATTTCAACATCTGGAGAGTATCAAGGGAACCATGGAGCACATTACCTCAAGAATTCTACAGCTTAAGGAGAAGGGTGAGTCTGCCTACCTTGAGATTGAGTATACAGCACCCGAGATGGTCACCAATCTAAGTGAACAGTGTGAGGAACTTGTAAAAGATTCAAAACTCACCATACTCCGTATACGGAATCGTCAATTCATACAACGTGTTATGGCATCAATGCAGGTACAGGAAACTTTGGAAGACCTAAACCCGGAAGAAGTCTTTACACGATGCCTCGATACATTTGCAGTAACTGAGGCAGAGCGACAGCCCCTGAGAGATGCTTATCATGAAATACTCTTGGAAATGCATGATGAAGATACCCTTGCTGAATAG
- a CDS encoding AAA family ATPase, which yields MKLLELRFKNLNSLYGEWVIDFTHPEYESNGIFALTGPTGAGKSTILDAICLALYGATPRLGRITKSNNEIMSRQTGSCYAEVLFASNAGRFRCHWEQRRARSKAEGNLQEAEHQIFDAESGKPIETMKSRVGLVIEEKTGMDFDRFTRSILLAQGSFDSFLKADSEQKSKILEQITGTEMYSEISKRVHERQRKEQEALKLLQAETSGIVILEPEQEKTIQIELEEKLQQEKTLTSNLSKTKEALLWMKNIENLNKEIDELTQEKEALNHEMKTFKPNRAILSNALKASYLDGIYATLSTLRSQQAEDNTALRDEESALPEMETSTNNQGKVLADAEQLTIQRKQELQTATPKLKEIQSLDQKIANLEKNVSDEAESYLKDTAQINADRKNLIEEQERKAESETQKETIEQYLSEHSQDAWLVSGLTGIEEQLRSLLEKQKELEEKGAALEIAEKAVSTVTKKLKETTTLCTESKAKLEKISLDLQEAKNALKTLLEDLPLSSYRKEKDSLLREIAYIKRIEELESLRTKLEDGKPCPLCGATEHPFAKGNIPVRDEIEQRIEQLTTLITEAENQEIIIRNLVQAETDARTALQSYEKREASAASEKKSDERTCSEIALTIKNLRSNIDQIIQSLLEKLSPLDITQIDASLVTSIQTSLNSRLKAWQDKTKQKTEIEKHIDSIVGEIKRLDGIISTQEKSLAGKKNHLDTLKQQLADTKDRRINLYGDVIPNVEEKRLNDAIVEAESAEKSARTLFNDFQQKLATARSKVESRNKSIEQRTPKLAEAEEQFLQALRTSDFSDEKTFKEARLSYEERESLAQKARELDDTETALETKLKDRMNRLELEQEKHLSDTTYENVQALANTYEESLMQLRDEISTHTHTLRENIAALERIRGKKLAIEAQTQRCARWDSLHNLIGSADGKKYRTFAQGLTFELMVAHANRQLEKMTDRYLLIRDESMPLELNVVDNYQAGEVRSTKNLSGGESFIVSLTLALGLSQMASKKVRVDSLFLDEGFGSLDEETLETALEALSALQQDGKLIGIISHVSALKERINTQISITPLSGGRSTISGPGCTKQ from the coding sequence ATGAAACTACTCGAACTCAGATTCAAGAATCTCAACTCACTCTATGGAGAGTGGGTTATCGATTTTACTCATCCAGAATATGAATCAAATGGCATCTTTGCCTTGACTGGGCCAACTGGCGCAGGTAAGTCGACCATTCTTGATGCCATTTGTCTTGCTCTTTATGGAGCAACCCCTAGGCTTGGAAGAATTACCAAAAGCAATAATGAGATCATGAGCAGACAGACAGGAAGTTGTTACGCAGAGGTATTGTTTGCCTCAAACGCAGGACGATTTCGTTGTCATTGGGAACAGAGAAGAGCACGGAGCAAGGCAGAGGGTAATCTGCAGGAAGCAGAGCATCAGATATTTGACGCTGAAAGCGGAAAACCCATTGAAACAATGAAAAGTCGTGTAGGGCTTGTTATTGAAGAAAAGACAGGAATGGATTTTGACCGTTTCACTCGCTCAATCCTTTTGGCACAGGGCAGTTTTGATTCTTTCTTGAAGGCTGATAGCGAGCAGAAATCGAAAATATTAGAGCAAATCACCGGTACTGAAATGTATTCTGAAATCTCCAAACGGGTTCATGAGAGGCAGAGAAAGGAACAGGAAGCATTGAAACTACTTCAGGCTGAAACCTCTGGTATTGTGATTCTGGAACCCGAACAAGAAAAAACGATTCAAATTGAACTGGAAGAAAAACTCCAACAGGAGAAAACCCTTACCAGCAACTTGTCAAAAACAAAAGAAGCCTTGCTTTGGATGAAGAATATCGAAAATCTCAATAAGGAAATTGATGAACTTACCCAAGAAAAAGAAGCACTTAATCATGAAATGAAAACGTTCAAACCCAATCGGGCAATTTTAAGCAATGCCCTGAAAGCATCATATCTAGATGGAATATACGCAACACTCTCAACCCTTCGCTCACAACAAGCTGAAGACAATACTGCTCTAAGAGATGAAGAGTCAGCTCTCCCTGAGATGGAGACTTCTACAAATAATCAGGGTAAAGTTCTTGCAGATGCAGAACAACTGACAATACAAAGAAAACAAGAATTGCAAACAGCAACTCCAAAACTGAAAGAAATCCAGTCTCTCGATCAGAAGATAGCTAACTTGGAAAAAAATGTGTCTGACGAGGCTGAAAGTTACCTAAAGGATACTGCACAAATAAATGCTGATAGAAAGAATCTAATCGAGGAACAGGAGAGGAAAGCTGAAAGTGAAACCCAGAAAGAAACCATAGAACAATATCTTTCTGAGCATTCACAGGATGCATGGCTTGTCAGTGGCCTTACCGGTATTGAAGAACAATTAAGATCTCTCCTGGAGAAACAGAAAGAGTTAGAAGAGAAGGGGGCTGCCCTCGAAATTGCCGAAAAAGCAGTATCAACCGTTACTAAGAAACTGAAAGAAACAACAACCCTATGCACGGAAAGCAAAGCCAAGCTTGAAAAAATCTCTCTTGATCTCCAAGAAGCAAAAAATGCATTGAAGACACTTCTAGAAGATCTCCCTCTTAGCTCCTACCGTAAGGAAAAGGATTCCCTGCTTCGTGAAATCGCTTATATCAAGAGAATTGAGGAACTGGAAAGCCTTCGTACAAAACTGGAGGACGGAAAACCCTGTCCACTCTGTGGTGCAACTGAGCACCCGTTTGCCAAGGGGAATATTCCAGTTCGCGATGAAATCGAACAACGCATTGAACAACTGACAACACTGATCACTGAAGCGGAAAATCAAGAGATTATTATAAGGAATCTTGTACAAGCAGAGACTGATGCACGTACCGCACTGCAATCATATGAGAAAAGAGAAGCAAGTGCAGCCAGTGAGAAGAAATCTGATGAAAGAACCTGCAGCGAGATTGCTTTAACCATAAAAAATCTTCGCTCCAATATTGATCAGATCATACAATCTCTTTTGGAGAAACTGAGTCCATTGGACATTACCCAAATTGATGCCTCTTTGGTTACATCCATACAGACCTCTCTCAATTCCAGACTGAAAGCTTGGCAAGATAAGACAAAACAAAAGACAGAAATCGAAAAACACATCGACAGTATTGTTGGAGAGATTAAGCGCCTGGATGGAATAATATCCACTCAGGAGAAATCTCTGGCAGGCAAAAAAAACCATCTCGATACGCTTAAACAACAACTAGCCGATACAAAAGATAGACGGATAAACTTGTATGGTGATGTAATCCCAAATGTTGAAGAAAAGCGCTTGAATGATGCAATTGTTGAGGCCGAGTCAGCTGAAAAGAGTGCCAGGACTCTGTTTAATGATTTTCAACAAAAACTGGCAACAGCCAGAAGTAAGGTAGAGTCCCGGAACAAGAGCATCGAGCAAAGGACTCCAAAACTTGCAGAAGCAGAAGAACAATTCTTGCAAGCATTACGCACCTCTGATTTTTCTGATGAAAAGACATTCAAGGAAGCCAGGCTTTCCTACGAAGAACGGGAATCCTTAGCTCAGAAAGCAAGGGAATTGGATGATACTGAGACTGCACTTGAGACAAAACTGAAAGATCGAATGAATCGTTTGGAATTAGAGCAGGAGAAGCATCTCAGCGATACCACATATGAAAATGTACAAGCACTAGCAAACACCTATGAAGAGTCTTTGATGCAGTTACGAGATGAAATTTCTACCCATACACATACACTGCGAGAAAATATTGCAGCATTGGAACGTATACGGGGCAAAAAACTCGCCATAGAAGCTCAAACACAACGTTGCGCTCGCTGGGACTCATTGCACAATCTCATCGGTTCAGCTGATGGAAAAAAGTATCGTACCTTTGCCCAAGGACTAACCTTTGAACTGATGGTGGCTCATGCAAACCGTCAGCTGGAAAAAATGACAGACAGATATCTGTTGATCAGGGATGAGTCTATGCCATTGGAACTGAATGTGGTCGATAACTATCAGGCAGGTGAAGTTCGCTCAACAAAGAACCTCTCTGGAGGTGAGAGCTTCATCGTAAGCCTAACCTTGGCGCTTGGGTTAAGCCAGATGGCGAGCAAGAAGGTGAGGGTAGACTCATTGTTTCTTGATGAAGGATTCGGCTCTCTTGATGAGGAAACCCTGGAGACAGCTCTGGAGGCACTTTCAGCGCTGCAACAGGATGGAAAGTTGATTGGTATCATCAGTCATGTCTCTGCACTGAAGGAGAGGATCAACACGCAAATCTCGATCACGCCTCTCTCTGGAGGCCGTAGTACGATCAGCGGACCAGGCTGCACTAAACAATAA